A single genomic interval of Zingiber officinale cultivar Zhangliang chromosome 4A, Zo_v1.1, whole genome shotgun sequence harbors:
- the LOC121970375 gene encoding uncharacterized protein LOC121970375 isoform X2, with protein MANSYHYLQSGNWIHGKKEGYIDQIFTTAYTASLDIVKIIRMSGYGLLVLGSSLNFWYNFLSKILPKQDIITILKKILIGQTTFGPVMAAVFFSVNAFLQGESGNEIFSSMVW; from the exons ATGGCTAATTCTTACCATTATCTACAAAGCGGCAACTGGATACATGGCAAGAAAGAAGGTTATATAGATCAA ATATTCACAACCGCATATACTGCTAGTCTTGATATTGTGAAAATTATACGAATGAGCGGATATGGTCTGCTAGttcttggttcttcattgaattttTGGTACAATTTTCTCTCAAAAATTCTACCAAAGCAAGACATAATCACCATTctgaagaaaattttaattggGCAAACTACATTTGGTCCTGTAATGGCTGCTGTGTTTTTCTCAGTAAATGCATTTTTACAAG GTGAATCTGGCAATGAGATATTTTCCAG CATGGTATGGTGA
- the LOC121970375 gene encoding uncharacterized protein LOC121970375 isoform X1, producing the protein MANSYHYLQSGNWIHGKKEGYIDQIFTTAYTASLDIVKIIRMSGYGLLVLGSSLNFWYNFLSKILPKQDIITILKKILIGQTTFGPVMAAVFFSVNAFLQGESGNEIFSRLNRDLIQFPLLNLDFCTGLCVISLHLSLPQFSYR; encoded by the exons ATGGCTAATTCTTACCATTATCTACAAAGCGGCAACTGGATACATGGCAAGAAAGAAGGTTATATAGATCAA ATATTCACAACCGCATATACTGCTAGTCTTGATATTGTGAAAATTATACGAATGAGCGGATATGGTCTGCTAGttcttggttcttcattgaattttTGGTACAATTTTCTCTCAAAAATTCTACCAAAGCAAGACATAATCACCATTctgaagaaaattttaattggGCAAACTACATTTGGTCCTGTAATGGCTGCTGTGTTTTTCTCAGTAAATGCATTTTTACAAG GTGAATCTGGCAATGAGATATTTTCCAGGTTAAACAGAGATTTGATTCAATTCCCActattaaatctagatttttgtACTGGCCTCTGTGTGATTTCATTACATTTAAGTTTGCCCCAGTTCAGTTACAGGTAA